The Bacillus spongiae DNA window AAGGGCGTTACATAGGAAATCAGACTGGAGGAATAGTATTTCTAATTCTACATACTGACGACTTCTGGAGAGACTACAAGGAAATGATAGTAAAGGGTGTAGAATTTGTAAGCGAACCAAATGAACAACCTTATGGAACTGTTGCTGTATTTAAAGATTTATACGGAAATTTATGGGATTTAATTGAACGAAGTAGCGATCACCTTAGTCCCAAGTGAATATTTACTCGCACATTACAAAGTGCTAATGTTGGGCAAAAAAAAAGTCTAATATGTCCCTTACTAAAGGAACAAATCTTATTAAATTAATTAAGGAGTCTTAGGACTCTTTATTTTTTTGTCACGGTTTTCATACAATAGTTATTACTTGAAATCGAAGGCTGATTAACAGGTAGCTCACCACCACAGATAAGGCAGTTAGCTTTTTAAAAGAGTTCGGTACATGAATATAACATTTTGAAACATGACCTTTTCACAGCTAATTAGTATTTCCAGCTTCTATTATATCATTACTTACGAAGTTCTATAGGAATAACAATACGTTCTAATTTATCAACTTTTCCTCCAAAACATGTACGGATCAAATCTATTATTCTTCCTTCTTGACCTTTCGTTGTTCTACAAAATGTGTCAATTATTTCAATCTATTTTTTAGTAAAAAATCCTAAATTAGTTAAAAATACTTATTTTTTGTAAATTTAAGAATGCCCATAATGTCCTATTTTTGTGTTGTTGTTCTCAAACTTGTCTATTATTATGGTATTTATTGTCTCTTTTCAAGTATAATAATCAAGTATTTCAAGAAAGAAGAGAGATAGAAAACATGGGGAAAACAAAGGTAGTAACATTACTTTCTACAGCAATCCTATTATTAGCAGCTTGTGGAAATGATGAAAAAGCATCTTCAGAGGAAAAAGAAACGAAGCCAAAAATCGAAGAGACAAGCACAGAAGAAAAAGCAGAAGAAAAAGCAGAAGAAAAAGCAGAAGAAAAAGCAGAAGAAAAAGAAGAAGAAAACACAGAGACCACTGGTGAATTAAACCCATTTATCGCTGAAGAAACAGAAGGTAATGTTGAAGTAATTTACACTAACAAAGAGCCCAATTATGCTCATGATTTGGACGGCTTTAAAGTGAGTGTTGACGAATATCAGATCGTAAAAGTTACGGACATGAATACAGATTATAATATTGCTTTCGATGATCAAACAGAGGGCTATGTTATTACAACAAAGGTAACGATTAATAATACTACAGATAAACCAATGTATTATACAAATTTTCATAAAATACAATTAAGCAGTAACTTAGATTATATTCAAAATAACGGAAGAAAACTCGTGCCCGAAGATCAACAAATAGCTAAAATTAAGGAGAACAAAGATCAAATCAGTTTATTTGAAGCAGGTGAAACTGTTACCGGATTAATGACCTTTATCTTAACTAATGAAGAATTTGAAAAATTAAAAACGGTTTCTCCGAAATATATCATTGAAGGTGGAGTTGCCGACAATGATCAGTTCAAAAATAGTAATCATCAGCATTCAGATGCTTTTATTTTTGTTTTTGAAGACAATGAAACAGGTAATCAAACAACGTCAAACTTTTTACAAGATCGTTTAACAACAGATAATATGGCTGATAAGGAAATGATTTTTGAAGAGACAGGAATCAAGGATACAAAGAATATTGATAAGGTAGAAATTCAAGTAGATACTGTGCAATACACTGAAATTGAACCTTCAGAAGTAAGTAAACCACGTTTTGAAAATTTTGGAGATAATGGAATTGTAGCCTTAACTGTCAAATTAAATATCGACAATCAATCCAATGAATCTTTAAGACTTAGTGGTCTTGGCACTAAGCTTAATGTCGATGAAAATAGAGCAATCGTTTTAAGTGAAGGAATGGTGGAGCCACGTGAACTAGAATCGATTGCTCCTGGTGAAAAAGGGGAAAAACTTCATGTATTCCTTTTTAGAAAAGACGAATTTGAATTATATAAGAAAATTGATATGGAGTTTGGACCGTTTACAGGTGAGGACGGGAAAGACTTATTCAAAGGAAAATCAGCAACCTTTACATTACCAAAATAAAATACATTTTGTATTAGATTCTAACTAAATGGCTATACTAAAAATATTCCGAAAGTTAACCTCTTTGAACCCTTCTCTTAACTGAGAGGGGTATTTTTTGTGCTTCTGAGAATAAGTTTGTACCTTTCAGGTGTGGCCTCTGCTAAGGAGAAGTAAGCCAAAATAACTGAAACAATTTCATTTTATAAAAATAATATTATTTTTATTAGATAAAGAGTTTTGAATAATGATCATTTAAGTTGTGTCTGTTAGACCTAATTCGACAACATAGGGTATTTTTTTATTAAGATATTTTTGTATGGAAAGATAAAATGACTTCGGAAATATTCAACTAAGTCTAGAACATATGGAGACGTTCACTAGGTGTGGAGCTAACAATAGTAGCTTTTATTTTTTTGAAGAAGAGGGTTAGTTTTTCTGTAAGAAGGAAAGAATCATTCCCCATTATAGAAGCGAGGGGAATTTAGAGATTTCCCATTCTATACAAAACGTAGGGTTAAATGAGTCAGAATACCTAGGGCTCACATTATAAAATTAATAGAGGTAACCTATATTAATATATCTATTTCATGAATATAGTGCCAAATCCCCCCATGAATAATGAAGTTGTATTATTATTATCTTCTTTTATTTGGTAAAATACTACTGATGCCTTTTTATTCAGAATTATCAAAATTAATAATAACAAAAGGAGATTTATTTATGGAAGTAGGGGAAAGAATTAGACAACTACGTATACATAAGCGTTTAACTCAAAAAAATTTGGTAAAGGACATTTGTTCAATAACCTATTTAAGTCGTATAGAAAACGGTCAAATAAATCCTTCTGCTACATTTTTAAATAAAATATCAAATCGTTTAGGCGTAGATTTAGAAGATTTATATTACGCCAATCCATCAAATATTGAGAAAAGAATTTTAGAAATTATTCATCATTATAAAGAAAAAGAAGAATTAATAGAGGATGATCTTTCTTATCTACACATTCAAATCTTAGAAATGCATCCAACGGAAGTTTATCTTAAAATATTTGGAGTATTGTTAAGGTTCTATACTAAAAGTTTAAATGTTGAAGAAGCAAAAACAGTATATCATTTATCAAATAAATTAATCCCCGATAATGTTGATAATCTTTATAAAGAGGATTATTACTATTATTATCTTGCTTGTGGAAATTTATTTTATTCTTTGCAAGACTATTTGCAAGCAAATAATTATTATTTGAAATCAGAAAAATTAATCGCAGATCATAATGGAATAGAGGCGGCTAAATTATATTATAATATAAGTCTTGTGAAGCAAAGGTTGCTTACAAATACAGAGGTCAGTTTATATTATTCAAATAAGGCTTATCAAATTTTTAATAAATATAAAGATAAAGAAAATATTATCATCGTATTAATTACTCTAGGGGTTCAATTTCAATTAATTAATGATTTGGAAAAGTCGTCCAATCATTTACATGAGGCATTATCGATTATTAATGAACAAGACAACTCAAAATATATGAAGTATATCGCGATGATTAATTATAATTTAGGAAGAATACATGCAAAGAATAAGGATTTAAAATTAGCTATTTATCATTATAAAAAAAGTATCCAGATTAATCATGACATTCATTTTGAACAAGAAAATATTCATGCATTAAGAAGGATGATTGAGATATACATTGAACTAAAGGAATGGAATATGGTAAATGAAAATTTACAAACCGCAATCCATTTATCAAAAGAGTATAATTTAAGTCATGATTTTATTTTATTAACTTTATTAAAAGTCTCAGTTTATAAACTAAATGGGAATGACCAGCTTTATGAAAAAGAAATGACAAAAACGTTAAATGTAGCAAAACAGTCTAACCAATATACTCTAGTAAAACAAATATCACAAGAATTAGGAGAGCATTTTTACGATAAAAAGGCGTACAAAAAAGCAGCTGATTTCTACAAAAATACATTAAAATATGAAGAGGAAATCTATGAAAAAATTAAACTAATTCCTGATTAAGCAAGCAGGACTCTTTTTGTGTGAATGAAGTAGTAAAAGCTAAAGCGGCTTTCATAGCTTGAAAAGTATTTGAAAAATGGATGTATGTGTGAAGGAGATTCTTTAAGAAAAGCAGCAAAAATCATGGAAAACCTCTTTTGCAGAATCAAATGACTAACCTTTCATTCTAGGAATAAGCTATCTACTTAAATGTGGATAGCTTATTTTTGTATGATTATAATATTCCTTTTGTTGAATAGATATTCTACAAGTAATTGAAGCGGACTAGTTGTTTAAGAATAAATCTGTTTAATCCATAAATAATTATTCCTTTTAAAAGTTATATACCATAAGCTAGCGAGAGCTTTGGAGCCATTTAATCCACCACACTCAAATCTCAGAAATTCATTATCTTTGATTTCAAATTCAATTTTATTACTTCTACACCAGTCAATTTGTAGATATAGTGTATGTAAGCCTTGCTTTATAGGGTAGTCAAAAGTTTCTCCCGATTTAATTGTCCCAACCTCTTTCTCATCTATCATCACTTTATACCCTCTGAGTTTATCAACAAATCTTGTTTCTCGTTTAATCTCTATCATTCTAAATCTCCTTTTTAAAGTGTTAAGCAATGGACTCATAATAATCATTTGCCATGTCAGCCTTATTCAACTCAACATTGTCTATCTAATTCTTGCTCCAACTTAGGTTATTTTCATCAACATTTACTTTAACATAACCAAATATTAAAAAGAGGGATAAATCTATAGCACTTTATTCTGATCGCCCACTGCGTTTTTTTGTTTCATAGAACCCGTAAAAGGAAATTAGATTTTTATAGAGGATGTTGGAATGAAAAAATCCCTTATCAAGAAAATAAGGGATAAATTTATTCTAGCTCTACTCCTATATTTTTTAATGCTCTAGTACATACTTTCGTTTTACTCTACCATTTTCATGATACATTCAGTATCCAAAAAGAAATCCAGTTTTTGAATTAATTTGACTTTGTATTTTGATTTTTTTTGTATTTAGTAATTAATAAAAACAATACAAAGACTAAGCCAAAAAAAGTGTCAAGGATACTATTAAAATCCTTATAAAACCCTACCGCTATAATAATAAGTACTATTATTGTATAAATTAAAAAGCTTACTTTTCTCATTTTATTAATATAGTTATGCATGATAAGTTGAGAAATAATAAATATTAAGATTGTAACTCTTGAAATAATATAGCCCTCTATATAATGAAAGCTTGATAAAACTACTATTAATACAATAAGTTCCACTATGTCAATTAACCATTCTTTTAGTTTCATCATTATGATCATCTCTCTATGAACGTTTTATTTAGCTGCATTTTTCCATGTGATTAACCAAAATAACAATATAACGTAACGTTATGAATATCTACTTTACCATAA harbors:
- a CDS encoding DUF5068 domain-containing protein, coding for MGKTKVVTLLSTAILLLAACGNDEKASSEEKETKPKIEETSTEEKAEEKAEEKAEEKAEEKEEENTETTGELNPFIAEETEGNVEVIYTNKEPNYAHDLDGFKVSVDEYQIVKVTDMNTDYNIAFDDQTEGYVITTKVTINNTTDKPMYYTNFHKIQLSSNLDYIQNNGRKLVPEDQQIAKIKENKDQISLFEAGETVTGLMTFILTNEEFEKLKTVSPKYIIEGGVADNDQFKNSNHQHSDAFIFVFEDNETGNQTTSNFLQDRLTTDNMADKEMIFEETGIKDTKNIDKVEIQVDTVQYTEIEPSEVSKPRFENFGDNGIVALTVKLNIDNQSNESLRLSGLGTKLNVDENRAIVLSEGMVEPRELESIAPGEKGEKLHVFLFRKDEFELYKKIDMEFGPFTGEDGKDLFKGKSATFTLPK
- a CDS encoding VOC family protein — translated: MQQSIAHVALVVRDYDEAIDFYINKLNFILIENTEQPGQDKRWVVVSPPGSVGTTLLLTKASKEEGRYIGNQTGGIVFLILHTDDFWRDYKEMIVKGVEFVSEPNEQPYGTVAVFKDLYGNLWDLIERSSDHLSPK
- a CDS encoding helix-turn-helix transcriptional regulator produces the protein MEVGERIRQLRIHKRLTQKNLVKDICSITYLSRIENGQINPSATFLNKISNRLGVDLEDLYYANPSNIEKRILEIIHHYKEKEELIEDDLSYLHIQILEMHPTEVYLKIFGVLLRFYTKSLNVEEAKTVYHLSNKLIPDNVDNLYKEDYYYYYLACGNLFYSLQDYLQANNYYLKSEKLIADHNGIEAAKLYYNISLVKQRLLTNTEVSLYYSNKAYQIFNKYKDKENIIIVLITLGVQFQLINDLEKSSNHLHEALSIINEQDNSKYMKYIAMINYNLGRIHAKNKDLKLAIYHYKKSIQINHDIHFEQENIHALRRMIEIYIELKEWNMVNENLQTAIHLSKEYNLSHDFILLTLLKVSVYKLNGNDQLYEKEMTKTLNVAKQSNQYTLVKQISQELGEHFYDKKAYKKAADFYKNTLKYEEEIYEKIKLIPD